From the genome of Fluviispira vulneris, one region includes:
- a CDS encoding dUTP diphosphatase — MLRITIINTSNNDVFYATEKSVGFDIPSNQSIILLPFQTKIIKTGLSFKVEDKSSFNNIRFELQIRPRSSSLIKENLYIQLGTIDQDYTGEIHVIVKNLSPLPKRIKKGQRIAQGVISSVYIADNVINKNKKRNNSGFGSTGK; from the coding sequence ATGCTACGCATTACTATTATTAATACGTCAAATAATGACGTTTTTTACGCAACTGAAAAATCTGTTGGATTTGATATACCGTCAAATCAATCTATCATTTTATTACCGTTTCAAACTAAAATTATTAAAACTGGGCTATCCTTTAAAGTAGAAGACAAATCGTCGTTTAATAACATACGTTTTGAACTACAAATTAGACCTCGCAGCTCCTCATTAATTAAAGAAAATCTCTATATTCAGTTAGGCACTATTGATCAAGATTACACGGGAGAAATCCACGTAATCGTTAAAAATCTTTCACCACTCCCCAAGCGAATTAAAAAAGGCCAGCGCATTGCGCAGGGCGTTATTAGCTCAGTTTATATTGCTGATAACGTCATAAACAAAAATAAAAAACGCAATAATTCAGGATTTGGGAGTACTGGAAAATGA